The genomic DNA ACGGGCCAAGACCGCCACCAACGGCGACGGCTTCGGCATCGCCTGGTACGGCGACCATCCCGAGCCGGGGCGCTACCGCGATATCCTGCCGGCCTGGTCCGACTGCAACTTGAAGAGCATCGCAAGGCAGATCCGCTCGCCGCTCTTCCTCGCCCATGTGCGCGCCGCGACCGGCGGCGGAACCAGGCGCGACAACTGTCATCCCTTCGTCTTCGGCCGCTGGTCCTTCATGCACAACGGCCAGATCGGCGACTTCGAGCATCTGCGCCGTCCGATGGAGAGCATGCTCGACAATGACCTCTATTCGGCGCGCACTGGCACGACGGATTCGGAGCTCCTGTTTCTTCTCGCCATGCAGTTCGGGCTCGACCGCGATCCGCTTGGCGCCATCGCCGAGGCGCTCGCCTTTATCGAACAGCTTGCCGAGCATCTGGAGCGGCAGGTGCTGGTGCGCTTCACCGCAGCTTTCTCCGACGGCCAGGATCTCTACGCCGTGCGCTACGCCTCCGACTGGAAGGCGCCGACGCTCTATGCCGCACCGATGGGCCCGAGCGGTGGCTATTGCCTCGTCTCCGAGCCGCTCAACGACGACGACAGTGCCTGGGTCGAAATCCCCGACGGCACCGCGGTCATCGTCGGCGAAAACGGAGTCGATGTTCGGCTGTTTTCGACCAAGGGCACGCCGGTCAGATCTCGCCAGATGGCCTGAGCCGGCGGCGCTTTCGGCTTCGACGAGGACGACGCGCCCCTCATCCGGCTGCCGCCACCTCCTCCCCGCAGGTGGGGAGGAGGGACGCGTGGCGCTCGCTCGTCCACGACTGGTTCTTCGAGAAAGCGACCGATTATCATCGTTCTCGAGGTTAGACGGGAGAAGCTAAGCCCGCAGCCAACGGGACGCGATATCGCGTGTGCCGCGTCCCCTCGCCCCGCTTGCGGGGAGAGGGTTCGGGTGAGGGGCATTTGCCATGAGATCGATTGTTTAGCGCGCCAGCTGCTCGGCAATCATCGCCGCCAGCTTCTCCGCCACCGCGTCCTTG from Ensifer adhaerens includes the following:
- a CDS encoding class II glutamine amidotransferase, whose protein sequence is MCRWAAYRGEPLYLEELVTSPAHSLIEQSHCATRAKTATNGDGFGIAWYGDHPEPGRYRDILPAWSDCNLKSIARQIRSPLFLAHVRAATGGGTRRDNCHPFVFGRWSFMHNGQIGDFEHLRRPMESMLDNDLYSARTGTTDSELLFLLAMQFGLDRDPLGAIAEALAFIEQLAEHLERQVLVRFTAAFSDGQDLYAVRYASDWKAPTLYAAPMGPSGGYCLVSEPLNDDDSAWVEIPDGTAVIVGENGVDVRLFSTKGTPVRSRQMA